A single Magnetococcales bacterium DNA region contains:
- the rsmA gene encoding ribosomal RNA small subunit methyltransferase A — translation MVRPQKSLGQNFLSCEASIARIVDGAEIGPAARVVEIGPGLGALTVPLLRRMGKLWAVERDARLIPLLRQRTRDLGELELVYGDALEVSFTELAQERGGTLTLLSNLPFSISTPLLMRVFEERAAFESITVMVQKEVADRLLAEPDTEAYGTLSVYRGLWMHGRIVLQVPRDRFVPAPDVDATVIHLTPRQEPLCPMPTDAALQQVVRAAFGQRRKTLRNALRSLLPESSDLLEEAAIDPMRRGETLSLAEFARLALLWSARRG, via the coding sequence GTGGTACGCCCCCAAAAGAGTCTGGGTCAGAACTTCCTCTCCTGCGAAGCCTCGATCGCCCGCATCGTGGACGGTGCGGAGATCGGCCCCGCCGCCCGGGTGGTGGAGATCGGTCCCGGACTCGGGGCCCTTACCGTTCCCCTGTTGCGCCGCATGGGAAAACTTTGGGCGGTGGAACGGGACGCCCGTCTGATCCCCCTGCTGCGGCAGCGCACCCGGGATCTGGGCGAGCTGGAACTGGTTTACGGCGATGCCCTGGAAGTCTCCTTCACCGAACTGGCTCAAGAGCGGGGGGGAACCCTGACCTTGTTGTCCAACCTGCCCTTTTCCATCAGCACCCCGTTGTTGATGCGGGTCTTCGAAGAACGCGCCGCCTTCGAATCGATCACGGTGATGGTGCAGAAGGAGGTGGCCGACCGATTGCTGGCCGAGCCCGACACCGAGGCCTACGGCACTCTTTCGGTATATCGTGGTTTGTGGATGCATGGACGCATCGTTCTGCAGGTACCCCGAGACCGCTTCGTCCCCGCCCCGGATGTGGACGCCACGGTGATCCACCTCACCCCCCGGCAGGAACCCCTCTGCCCCATGCCGACGGATGCGGCTTTGCAGCAGGTGGTGCGCGCCGCCTTCGGTCAGCGGCGCAAAACCTTGCGCAACGCCCTGAGGAGCCTGCTGCCCGAGTCGTCCGACCTGCTGGAAGAGGCGGCAATCGACCCGATGCGTCGCGGCGAGACCCTGAGTCTGGCGGAATTTGCCCGCCTAGCTCTCCTCTGGTCCGCCCGCCGGGGGTAG